One stretch of Clavibacter californiensis DNA includes these proteins:
- a CDS encoding LacI family DNA-binding transcriptional regulator codes for MTSPPSAVKSGGRRMPGGRTVSMADVAAHAGVSAQTVSRVSNGAQNVEATTRQRVVDAMAELGYRPNSAARALKTGRFRSIGIIMFTLSTLGNMRTLDAIVTAASGAGYTITLMPVPHPTEGEVAGAFSRLQEEAVDGVVIIIEAHMLDRADVIIPVGLPVVIIDSDAGDPFVVVDTDQEQGTRLVTQHLLDLGHTAIVHVAGPSTSYSAARRAAEWRATMLDAGLVPEDPAQGDWTTASGYRIGKELGQRADITGIVAANDQMALGIIHALHELGRDVPGDISVVGFDDTEESSSFWPPLTTVHQDFTEIGRRSMQVLLEMLDGREPSGDRIVPTRLVVRESAGAPRGDAR; via the coding sequence ATGACATCTCCACCGTCGGCCGTCAAGTCGGGTGGCCGGCGCATGCCCGGCGGCCGCACCGTGTCGATGGCGGACGTCGCCGCGCACGCCGGGGTCTCCGCCCAGACGGTGTCCCGCGTGTCCAACGGCGCGCAGAACGTGGAGGCCACGACCCGGCAGCGCGTGGTGGACGCGATGGCCGAGCTCGGCTACCGGCCCAACAGCGCCGCGCGGGCTCTGAAGACCGGCCGCTTCCGCAGCATCGGCATCATCATGTTCACGCTCTCCACCCTCGGCAACATGCGCACGCTCGACGCGATCGTCACGGCCGCGTCCGGCGCCGGGTACACGATCACGCTCATGCCCGTGCCGCACCCGACCGAGGGCGAGGTGGCCGGCGCGTTCAGCCGGCTGCAGGAGGAGGCGGTCGACGGGGTCGTCATCATCATCGAGGCGCACATGCTCGACCGGGCCGACGTGATCATCCCCGTGGGGCTGCCCGTCGTGATCATCGACTCCGACGCGGGCGACCCCTTCGTGGTCGTCGACACCGACCAGGAGCAGGGCACGCGGCTCGTCACGCAGCACCTGCTGGATCTCGGGCACACCGCGATCGTGCACGTCGCCGGCCCGTCGACCTCCTACTCGGCGGCCCGCCGCGCGGCCGAGTGGCGCGCGACCATGCTCGACGCGGGGCTCGTGCCGGAGGACCCCGCGCAGGGCGACTGGACCACCGCGTCGGGCTACCGCATCGGGAAGGAGCTCGGGCAGCGCGCCGACATCACGGGCATCGTCGCCGCGAACGACCAGATGGCCCTCGGGATCATCCACGCGCTGCACGAGCTCGGCCGCGACGTGCCGGGCGACATCAGCGTGGTCGGCTTCGACGACACCGAGGAGTCGAGCTCGTTCTGGCCGCCGCTCACGACCGTGCACCAGGACTTCACGGAGATCGGCCGCCGCTCGATGCAGGTGCTGCTCGAGATGCTTGACGGCCGCGAGCCCTCGGGCGACCGCATCGTGCCGACGCGGCTCGTGGTGCGCGAGAGCGCGGGGGCGCCGCGGGGCGACGCGCGCTGA
- a CDS encoding carbohydrate ABC transporter permease, which yields MTTMSTSATRPKAPDAARPSGPPMRRDKRRWTGLGFVAPFLVVFLVVLIAPVGYSIYLSLFQERMIGGNSFVGIANYTQALNDPNFWDALGRVALFLVVQVPIMLFIALFAALALDSARLHLTAFFRISIFLPYAVPAVVAALMWGFIYGNRFGLVGNIEQATGWDLPDLLSQSWILASIGNIVTWEFVGYNMLLFYAALRVISPDLYEAAELDGAGPFRIITGIKLPAIRGALVIGVIFSIIGSFQLFNEPNILQTLAPNAISSYFTPNMYAYNLSFAGQQFNYSAAIAIIMGVLTMVVAYVVQLVGTRKDS from the coding sequence ATGACGACGATGTCGACCTCGGCCACCCGGCCGAAGGCGCCCGACGCGGCCCGCCCGAGCGGTCCCCCGATGCGACGCGACAAGCGACGCTGGACCGGACTGGGCTTCGTCGCCCCGTTCCTCGTGGTCTTCCTCGTCGTCCTCATCGCGCCCGTCGGCTACTCTATCTACCTCAGCCTGTTCCAGGAGCGGATGATCGGCGGCAACTCGTTCGTCGGCATCGCCAACTACACGCAGGCGCTCAACGACCCGAACTTCTGGGACGCGCTCGGCCGCGTCGCGCTGTTCCTCGTGGTGCAGGTGCCGATCATGCTGTTCATCGCCCTGTTCGCGGCCCTCGCGCTCGACTCGGCCCGCCTGCACCTCACGGCGTTCTTCCGCATCTCGATCTTCCTGCCGTACGCGGTGCCCGCGGTCGTCGCGGCGCTCATGTGGGGCTTCATCTACGGCAACCGCTTCGGCCTCGTCGGCAACATCGAGCAGGCCACCGGCTGGGACCTGCCCGACCTGCTCTCGCAGAGCTGGATCCTCGCGTCGATCGGCAACATCGTCACGTGGGAGTTCGTCGGCTACAACATGCTGCTGTTCTACGCGGCCCTCCGCGTCATCTCGCCCGACCTCTACGAGGCCGCCGAGCTCGACGGCGCCGGTCCGTTCCGCATCATCACGGGCATCAAGCTCCCCGCCATCCGCGGTGCGCTCGTCATCGGCGTGATCTTCTCCATCATCGGCAGCTTCCAGCTCTTCAACGAGCCGAACATCCTGCAGACGCTGGCGCCGAACGCGATCAGCTCGTACTTCACCCCGAACATGTACGCGTACAACCTGTCCTTCGCGGGACAGCAGTTCAACTACTCCGCCGCCATCGCGATCATCATGGGCGTCCTGACGATGGTGGTCGCCTACGTGGTGCAGCTCGTCGGCACCCGGAAGGACAGCTGA
- a CDS encoding carbohydrate ABC transporter permease, which yields MSTLTGTPLAAPDAGTPVRATPADKTPKRRKSAGAPRERRSIVLTLVMALLLIYSVLPLFWLLVNSTKTQDALFSSFGLWFSGDFALWDNIQGVLTYGNGEFVRWLGNTLIYVVVGAGGATLLATLAGYGLAKFDFPGKKIVFAVVLGAVAIPGTALAVPTFLLFSQMGLTNTPWAIILPSLISPFGLYLIWTYAVDSVPEEILEAARIDGSSEIRTFFTISLRLLSPGLITVLLFSIVATWNNYFLPLIMLSDSRWYPLTVGLNQWNAQSTTVGGQPIYNLVITGSFLAIIPIVIAFLFLQRYWQSGLSAGGVKA from the coding sequence GTGTCGACCCTCACCGGAACCCCCCTCGCCGCGCCCGACGCCGGCACGCCCGTCCGCGCCACCCCGGCGGACAAGACGCCCAAGCGCCGCAAGAGCGCCGGCGCCCCGCGCGAGCGCCGCAGCATCGTGCTCACGCTCGTCATGGCGCTGCTGCTCATCTACTCCGTGCTCCCGCTGTTCTGGCTCCTGGTCAACTCGACCAAGACGCAGGACGCGCTGTTCAGCTCGTTCGGCCTCTGGTTCTCGGGCGACTTCGCGCTGTGGGACAACATCCAGGGCGTGCTGACCTACGGCAACGGCGAGTTCGTGCGCTGGCTCGGCAACACGCTGATCTACGTGGTCGTCGGAGCGGGCGGCGCGACGCTGCTCGCCACCCTCGCCGGCTACGGCCTGGCGAAGTTCGACTTCCCGGGCAAGAAGATCGTGTTCGCGGTGGTGCTCGGCGCCGTCGCGATCCCCGGCACGGCCCTCGCGGTGCCGACCTTCCTGCTCTTCAGCCAGATGGGCCTCACGAACACCCCGTGGGCGATCATCCTGCCGTCGCTCATCAGCCCGTTCGGGCTGTACCTCATCTGGACCTACGCGGTCGACTCGGTGCCCGAGGAGATCCTCGAGGCGGCCCGGATCGACGGGTCGAGCGAGATCCGCACCTTCTTCACGATCAGCCTGCGGCTCCTCAGCCCCGGCCTCATCACGGTGCTGCTGTTCTCGATCGTCGCGACCTGGAACAACTACTTCCTCCCCCTGATCATGCTGAGCGACTCCCGCTGGTACCCCCTCACGGTGGGTCTCAACCAGTGGAACGCGCAGTCCACCACCGTGGGCGGCCAGCCGATCTACAACCTCGTCATCACGGGCTCGTTCCTCGCGATCATCCCGATCGTGATCGCGTTCCTCTTCCTCCAGCGCTACTGGCAGTCCGGCCTCTCGGCCGGCGGCGTCAAGGCGTAG
- a CDS encoding ABC transporter substrate-binding protein: protein MSISFPRRAKRAIALGLGIVLAGSLAACSSGSGGASADTASADDLTKALDTQSSITVWGWAPAIKPIAEAFEKEHPKITVDVQNVGTGADQYTKLQNAIKAGKGAPDVAQVEYFAIPQFALGKSLADLSGYGYTDLKDQFTASTWNAVTEGDALYALPQDSGPMAMFYRQDIFDKYQIAVPTTWDEYVAAAEKMHAADPNQYITSDSGDAGFTTSMIWQAGGHPYKVDGDKVTIDMQDAGAKKYTAMWNQLVEGGSLAQTPGWTDEWFRGLGDGSIATLITGAWMPGNLEAQATEGSGQWRVAPMPQYTAGDTATAESGGSSIAVMQQSQNKLVAAEFAKFTTANEEGRKISFNAGGFPSTTADLNSDEFLNETPEYFGGQKINQVLSAASKEVVPDWQYLPFQVYTNSIFSDSASSAYSNGTSLDPVLEAWGKAAAEYGQQQGFTVDVK from the coding sequence ATGTCCATCTCGTTCCCCCGCAGGGCGAAGCGCGCCATCGCGCTCGGCCTCGGCATCGTCCTCGCGGGCTCCCTCGCGGCGTGCTCCTCCGGATCGGGCGGCGCCAGCGCCGACACCGCCTCCGCCGACGACCTCACGAAGGCCCTCGACACGCAGTCCTCCATCACCGTCTGGGGCTGGGCCCCCGCGATCAAGCCGATCGCCGAGGCGTTCGAGAAGGAGCACCCGAAGATCACGGTCGACGTGCAGAACGTCGGCACCGGCGCCGACCAGTACACGAAGCTCCAGAACGCCATCAAGGCGGGCAAGGGCGCTCCCGACGTGGCGCAGGTCGAGTACTTCGCGATCCCGCAGTTCGCGCTCGGCAAGTCCCTCGCCGACCTCTCCGGCTACGGCTACACGGACCTCAAGGACCAGTTCACGGCCTCCACCTGGAACGCGGTCACCGAGGGCGACGCCCTCTACGCGCTGCCGCAGGACTCGGGCCCCATGGCGATGTTCTACCGCCAGGACATCTTCGACAAGTACCAGATCGCCGTCCCCACCACGTGGGACGAGTACGTGGCCGCGGCGGAGAAGATGCACGCCGCCGACCCGAACCAGTACATCACCAGCGACTCCGGCGACGCCGGCTTCACCACGAGCATGATCTGGCAGGCCGGCGGCCACCCCTACAAGGTCGACGGCGACAAGGTCACCATCGACATGCAGGACGCGGGCGCCAAGAAGTACACGGCGATGTGGAACCAGCTCGTCGAGGGCGGCTCGCTCGCCCAGACCCCCGGCTGGACCGACGAGTGGTTCCGCGGCCTCGGCGACGGATCCATCGCCACGCTGATCACCGGCGCCTGGATGCCCGGCAACCTCGAGGCGCAGGCCACCGAGGGCTCCGGCCAGTGGCGCGTCGCGCCCATGCCGCAGTACACCGCGGGTGACACGGCGACCGCGGAGAGCGGCGGATCCTCCATCGCCGTCATGCAGCAGTCCCAGAACAAGCTCGTCGCGGCGGAGTTCGCGAAGTTCACGACCGCGAACGAGGAGGGTCGCAAGATCTCCTTCAACGCCGGCGGATTCCCCTCCACCACCGCGGACCTGAACAGCGACGAGTTCCTCAACGAGACGCCCGAGTACTTCGGCGGCCAGAAGATCAACCAGGTGCTCAGCGCGGCCTCGAAGGAGGTCGTCCCGGACTGGCAGTACCTGCCGTTCCAGGTCTACACGAACAGCATCTTCAGCGACTCGGCCTCGTCCGCGTACTCCAACGGCACGTCGCTCGACCCCGTCCTCGAGGCGTGGGGCAAGGCGGCCGCCGAGTACGGCCAGCAGCAGGGCTTCACCGTCGACGTGAAGTAG
- a CDS encoding glycoside hydrolase family 35 protein, protein MTGLPATSSRFRIGADDFELDGRPHRVIAGALHYFRVHPDQWADRIRKARLMGLDTIETYVAWNAHSPERGAFDTSAGLDLGRFLDLVHAEGMHAIVRPGPYICAEWDGGGLPGWLFEDPAVGVRRSEPLYLAAVDEFLTRVYEIVAPRQIDMGGPVILVQIENEYGAYGDDADYLRHLVDLTRDNGIIVPLTTVDQPTDEMLSRGSLDELHRTGSFGSRATERLATLRRHQPTGPLMCSEFWDGWFDHWGEHHHTTSAADAAAELDALLAAGASVNIYMFHGGTNFGFTNGANHKGTYQSHVTSYDYDAPLDETGSPTPKFFAFRDVIARYRDVPDEVPEMRGDAPAFEVAFDAAVPLADVVPDDAAAWRATDAVPSMDQLGVFRGFALHRVELPDSDRTRVLAFGEVRDRAVVSVDGVRIGVIQRDQHETAIAVPPGRILEVLVEDQGRVNYGVRIGEAKGLIGPATLDGEELTGWASVPLDLDAMAGAVSSAASSAGASVTETVRFLDGPVLAHASFDMDAPADLFLDTRSWGKGVAFVNGFALGRYWTRGPQHTLYVPGAQLRAGRNDLVVFETGAAADPVVAFLAQPELGHLES, encoded by the coding sequence ATGACCGGCCTCCCCGCCACCAGCAGCCGCTTCCGCATCGGCGCCGACGACTTCGAGCTCGACGGCCGCCCGCACCGCGTCATCGCGGGCGCGCTCCACTACTTCCGCGTGCACCCCGACCAGTGGGCCGACCGGATCCGCAAGGCCCGGCTCATGGGGCTCGACACCATCGAGACGTACGTCGCCTGGAACGCGCACTCCCCCGAGCGCGGCGCGTTCGACACGAGCGCCGGCCTCGACCTCGGCCGCTTCCTCGACCTCGTGCACGCGGAGGGCATGCACGCGATCGTGCGGCCCGGGCCCTACATCTGCGCGGAGTGGGACGGCGGCGGGCTGCCGGGCTGGCTGTTCGAGGATCCCGCGGTGGGCGTGCGACGTAGCGAGCCGCTGTACCTGGCCGCCGTCGACGAGTTCCTGACCCGCGTCTACGAGATCGTCGCGCCGCGGCAGATCGACATGGGCGGGCCCGTGATCCTCGTGCAGATCGAGAACGAGTACGGCGCGTACGGCGACGACGCCGACTACCTCCGCCACCTGGTCGACCTCACCCGCGACAACGGCATCATCGTGCCGCTGACGACCGTCGACCAGCCGACCGACGAGATGCTCTCCCGCGGCAGCCTCGACGAGCTGCACCGCACCGGATCCTTCGGCTCGCGCGCCACCGAGCGCCTCGCCACCCTGCGCCGCCACCAGCCGACCGGCCCGCTCATGTGCAGCGAGTTCTGGGACGGCTGGTTCGACCACTGGGGCGAGCACCACCACACGACCTCCGCGGCCGACGCCGCCGCCGAGCTGGACGCGCTGCTCGCCGCCGGCGCGTCCGTCAACATCTACATGTTCCACGGCGGCACGAACTTCGGATTCACGAACGGCGCCAACCACAAGGGCACGTACCAGTCGCACGTCACCTCGTACGACTACGACGCCCCGCTCGACGAGACCGGATCCCCCACACCCAAGTTCTTCGCGTTCCGCGACGTGATCGCGCGCTACCGGGACGTGCCCGACGAGGTGCCCGAGATGCGCGGCGACGCGCCCGCGTTCGAGGTCGCGTTCGACGCGGCCGTGCCGCTCGCCGACGTGGTGCCGGACGATGCGGCCGCCTGGCGCGCGACCGACGCCGTGCCGTCGATGGATCAGCTCGGCGTCTTCCGCGGGTTCGCGCTGCACCGGGTGGAGCTGCCCGACTCCGACCGCACGCGCGTGCTCGCGTTCGGCGAGGTGCGCGATCGGGCCGTGGTCTCGGTCGACGGCGTGCGGATCGGCGTGATCCAGCGCGACCAGCACGAGACCGCGATCGCGGTGCCGCCCGGCCGGATCCTCGAGGTGCTCGTGGAGGACCAGGGGCGCGTCAACTACGGCGTGCGGATCGGCGAGGCGAAGGGGCTCATCGGGCCGGCGACGCTCGACGGCGAGGAGCTCACCGGGTGGGCGAGCGTGCCGCTCGACCTCGACGCGATGGCGGGTGCGGTGTCGTCCGCCGCGTCCTCCGCTGGGGCCTCCGTCACGGAGACGGTCCGCTTCCTCGACGGGCCCGTACTCGCCCACGCGTCCTTCGACATGGACGCGCCCGCCGACCTCTTCCTCGACACGCGCTCGTGGGGCAAGGGCGTCGCCTTCGTCAACGGCTTCGCGCTCGGCCGCTACTGGACCCGCGGCCCGCAGCACACGCTCTACGTGCCGGGCGCGCAGCTCCGCGCGGGCCGCAACGACCTCGTCGTGTTCGAGACGGGCGCGGCGGCGGATCCGGTCGTGGCGTTCCTGGCGCAGCCGGAGCTGGGGCACCTGGAGTCGTAG
- a CDS encoding PDDEXK nuclease domain-containing protein, translating into MNSQLIQLYWSIGATILERQADEGWGTAVVARLAGDLRAEIPAMKGFSRSNLFYMRAFAEAWPDRDHVVQQAVGLLPWGHITVLLGKLDDRAARDWYAARAAEHGWSRNVLTNQIMNRTLERIGAPPTDFAGQLAPADSDLARELGKDPYVFDFLDLTEAVSERGLEPALMDRIVDTLRELGAGFAFVGRQVHFDVDGDDFYVDLLFFHTEQLRYVVIELTTGKFEPAFAGQLGFYVAVVDDKMRRDFHRPTVGILICGSRNEHTVRYALGQASAPMAVSTYTYETLPAAEQQALPAAEQIIAALEWAEGDASA; encoded by the coding sequence ATGAACTCGCAGCTCATCCAGCTCTACTGGTCGATCGGTGCGACCATCCTGGAGCGCCAGGCGGATGAGGGGTGGGGAACTGCCGTCGTCGCGCGACTCGCCGGGGACCTCCGTGCCGAGATCCCGGCGATGAAGGGCTTCTCGCGGTCGAACCTCTTCTACATGCGCGCCTTCGCGGAGGCATGGCCTGACCGCGACCACGTGGTCCAACAGGCTGTTGGACTTCTTCCGTGGGGGCACATCACCGTCCTCCTCGGGAAGCTCGACGACCGCGCGGCGCGGGACTGGTACGCCGCACGCGCCGCCGAGCACGGGTGGTCGCGCAACGTGCTCACCAACCAGATCATGAACCGCACCCTCGAGCGGATCGGCGCCCCACCGACCGACTTCGCCGGTCAGCTCGCCCCTGCTGATTCCGACCTCGCGCGCGAGCTGGGCAAGGACCCGTACGTCTTCGACTTCCTCGACCTCACCGAGGCGGTCTCAGAGCGCGGGCTCGAGCCGGCGCTCATGGACCGGATCGTCGACACCCTCCGCGAGCTCGGTGCCGGCTTCGCGTTCGTCGGCCGTCAGGTCCATTTCGACGTCGACGGCGACGACTTCTACGTCGACCTCCTCTTCTTCCACACCGAGCAGCTCCGCTACGTCGTCATCGAGCTCACGACCGGCAAGTTCGAGCCCGCCTTCGCCGGCCAGCTCGGCTTCTACGTCGCCGTCGTCGACGACAAGATGCGTCGCGACTTCCACCGGCCCACCGTCGGCATCCTCATCTGCGGCAGCCGCAACGAGCACACCGTCCGGTATGCGCTGGGCCAGGCGTCGGCGCCGATGGCCGTATCCACGTACACGTACGAGACCCTGCCAGCTGCTGAGCAGCAGGCGCTTCCGGCGGCGGAGCAGATCATCGCCGCCCTCGAATGGGCGGAGGGCGACGCCTCGGCCTGA